In Mytilus edulis chromosome 7, xbMytEdul2.2, whole genome shotgun sequence, a single genomic region encodes these proteins:
- the LOC139481645 gene encoding small ribosomal subunit protein eS10-like: protein MLMPKKNRVTIFEYLFKEGVLVAKKDFGAPKHPDIDVPNLQVIKALTSLKSQGYVREQFAWRHFYWYLTNEGIEYLRNYLHLPAEIVPATLKRQTRQEAPRPRPKGPDGPSRTPGGGADRAEYRRAAPGGGDDKKADVGAPADGKFQFRGGFGRGKPSQPPQ from the exons ATGTTGATGCCCAAGAAGAACAGAGTTACAATTTTTGAATATCTTTTCAAAGAAGGTGTTCTTGTAGCTAAGAAAGATTTTGGTGCCCCAAAGCATCCAGATATTGATGTTCCAAATCTTCAAGTTATTAAAGCATTGACA TCTTTAAAATCACAAGGATATGTCCGAGAACAATTTGCTTGGCGTCATTTTTACTGGTACTTGACAAATGAAGGGATTGAGTATTTGAGGAATTACCTCCACCTCCCAGCTGAGATTGTACCAGCAACACTGAAAAGACAGACACGCCAAGAAGCACCAAGGCCAAGACCTAAAG gacCAGATGGACCTTCTAGAACTCCAGGTGGTGGTGCTGACCGTGCTGAATACAGAAGAGCAGCGCCAG GTGGTGGTGATGATAAGAAGGCTGATGTAGGAGCCCCAGCAGATGGCAAATTCCAATTT agaGGTGGATTTGGAAGAGGAAAGCCATCACAACCCCCACAGTAG